GGTTAGCAGCATAAACACGGAGgtaccaactgaactaaactcacgAGAACTTAAACGATTaatgttattaattaatattgttagttttattttttatttttgttaatcgAACTTTTGACTTCCTTATAACTTCACTTTCTAGCTCATCCATCTCCACCCAGCCATCATTATAACTCCCCACActcaataaaattaattaccaTAATCATAAAAACTTTACCATTATATCTATTCTTACATGAATGACTAATTAACAATATGTTGCATTTCAGATTCTAAGTCATGTGACTTGGTACCAGAATTGGACTTGCTGCGATTCAAAGATCTGCCAATTTTCAATTTACCAAATCCAGATGATTTTCTACAAAACTCAGCTAAAACACTTTCAATAACACCTTTCGGTGTTATATTCAATACTGTGGATAGCTTAGAAGATTCATCACTAAATCAACTCCAACAGTTATACAAAGTTAACATATTCCCCATAGGCCCTCTACACATGATTGCAGATGATTCCAACAATAGTAAAAGCATTCTGCGCGAAAATCATAATTGCATTTCATGGCTAAACAACAAAGCTAGAAAATCTGTGTTATATGTAAGTTTGGGAAGTATAGCTAGTTGGGAAGAGAAAGAGCTAACTGAAGTAGCTTGCGGCTTAGCGAATAGCAAACAAAATTTCCTTTGGGTTATTAGACCGGAGACAGTTAAGGATGTTTCGGCGTGGTTACAATCATTGTCAGAGGATGTTAAAGTAGGTATAGCGGAGAGGGGATGTGTCGTGAAATGGGCACCTCAAGGTGAAGTCTTGGCACATGAAGCTGTTGGTGGGTTTTGGAGTCATTGTGGTTGGAATTCTACATTGGAGAGTTTGTGTGAAGGAGTACCGATTATTTGTCAACCTTCTTTTGGAGATCAGAGGGTGAATACTAGATTGTTAAGTCATGTTTGGAAGGTGGGTTTGGAATGGTGTAATGTGATATTAAGGGATGAGATTGAAAGGGTTGTGAGAAGACTTATGGTGAATCAAGAAGGGGAGGAAATGAGACAGAGAGCAAGTGAATTGAAGCATGAGATTAGGCTAGCTGTGAATGGTTCTTCCTGTGATGCATTGGATGGATTGGTTAAGTGTATCTTATCAGTGAATGTCTGATTTCACAACAAAACTAATTAAAGTACCTTGATTATGATAAGACTTGTAAGGAAGCAAATTGCTAATTTAATTGAATGAGTAttggtttatgaaaaaataacttttgaTTTTGTGGTTATGaagataattaattaatgtttcttGTTTTTATGAAATGTTGTTCTTGTTGAAAACAGGGCTCAATAGGCTTATGGTTGATACTACACATGATTCTTCTGTCTTAGCCTTCTTATTTCCATTTCATACCTCGTGCTACATTCAATATGCACGATGTATTTTTAGATTAGACGTGTTCCAGTATCAAGCATGCATTTATGTCCAACACCGACACATATAACTACATTGAATTGTGTAGTTTTCTGAAATTAGTATCAACTAGATGTCAAGTGTCTGTGTAACGTctgtgtcagtgtcgtgtttGTTCTTCAACGATAGCAAGCACATTGCACACACCATAGCATAATATGAAACAAAACCAATTCATTCCAATTATTTAACCGCTACAAATATATTCAGACATTTATAATGTAGATATACAATATATGCatccataacataacataacatagtttaacaaaaacatatacattacatattattattattattatgatatgAAATAGACACACTTAACATAGATAGAGCATAGCACACACTACAATAACACACTACACacttatacatatacatatacatattatGATATGAAATAGACATAAACTTAGTTTAATCTAGATTTCactttaaggaaaaaaaaacagaacagaCACACATTATTCAGTCACTGCCCTCAATTTCAACAACCCTAATATTCCTCCCAGCAGAACCAGAACATTGTTGAAGCTTTGGAACAGTAACAACAAGAACACCATTAATCATATTAGCTTTAAGCTCTTGAAGATTACCATCATCAGGAATCTTGAACCTACTCATGAAATTACCACTTTCAACACTAACCTGCAACATCCTTTCCTCTTGAAGTTCAACCAACACATCTTCGTTGGTGAAACCAGGAAGCACAATCTTCCAAACGTGGGATCTGGGTGTTTCTCTCCAATCAAGACGAGTGTTTAGGGATGATCCGAAGTTGAATTCAGGGAACAAACTGGAAATGGGTGAAGGGAGTGGGAAGTGAAAATTCATGACTGGATCCCATAGAGATAGGGGATTTGTATCTAATGAATTGTTGACGCGTTGATCCTCGTTCATAGGTACTAACGACATCGTTTCAAAGATTGATTGTGTATAAATTGGTACTACTATTGAACACTCCCTCTGGAAGGAGCTATGTATGAATGATTGATGATGTTTTATACGCCagatatttcaattttgtcggttaaaaacttcggttcccAGAGTTTTTTCTAGTTGAAATTCAGGGAAAATTCGGTTacattcggttaacagaaatcgattttttttttcaaggtaaaaaaaatttggttcgtAACAAcggaagtttttattgaagggaaaaaaaataaaatccatgGGGCGTAAAAGAACAATgagcctaaagagaaaacatcatattGATTACTTTACTTTGAATGAATGTTCTAGAAACTGGGAGACATGTTATTGGATCAGGCCCATACAAATTTGGGCTATAAGCCTATAACCAAACCTCCACTAATCACtcaagatgttttctcttcggaCCTCCCATGTATTTTTTATatccccaatattccaattttgtccttgataaaaacttcggttcgcagaaactgaagttttttctagttcaaattcaggaaaatttcggttaacagaaaccgaattttttttttttcaaggcaaaaaaaattcggttcgtagaaaccgaagtttttattgaagggcaaaaaagtaaaatccagagGGTGAAAAAGAACCCTGGAGcttaaagagaaaatatcatcACTCAAGAAATATTCCCTTCCTCCCACGACTCTTTTTAGTAATCACTCAAAAAGTTTTTACTCTGGAacatattttttgaatttttttttcttaacaaagaaatttttctaatttaaaaattatttttcacgGCAAAATAAATTCGCAGGATAGTTCCAAACTTTTTTAGCAGGGGCAAAAATTCTTTTCGGGAGAGGGAAAGTGTCTTTGGGGGGAAGATAATTCTTCATTACTTACCTTACATTAATACTTATAAGTTTAATTACGGTTTTAATCTAtctgtttttactttttattcatTCACGAAATTTCTCCCCTATTATAACATTACTAAAAAGAAATTCACTagacttttgtatttataaATAGTGATTCGACATATTTTAATGTTATGTGTGGATTGATTGAATGATATGGAATGAAATAGATGGAATGAATTAATATTTCATTGTTTAGAATTCATCCAATACCACTCCCTAGGTTCCCCTCCAGTTTAGGAGGCAAGAGATGGAATATAAAATTTGTTCTACTACATCataaaaatatccaaacaatgaaattaaatattatttcatTCTACACCACTCTATCCTGATCCACTTCATTCCATTATATTTCATCGATCAAAACAAAACTTAAATGATGTGACATACGACTTGATGATATAGAATGATCAACAATCatgaattataaaataaaaaaattaagtttcaACTCTAGCTTCACCATTTATTGAGTATAAAAAATCTGATGAAATGAtcaaaaactaattttaaaatagggagattaattttataaatgagaTAAAATAAAGGAACTCAAACTATATAAATAAaccataattttaaaaatgaatggttTTCTACTCTATTGCTCATAtccctctaatttttttttcgaaaatGCCCCTTATAGTATTTAATTATATGAAGAGATCTCTCACTGCAATAACAACCCTTCTCTCGTTACTATGAAATGCGAAATCTACAGCCTCTTCTCTTTCAATGAAAAATGCATGCCCCCTCTACCAGGTCTGAGTATGAAGTCATTTCTAAGGAGACAAGCGCGACGGTAAGACCATCTCACGGGAACGTGATTGTTGCTATGTTAAAAAGGGGTCTAACGTCACATGAATTTAAAGCACGTAGATGTTTtctaaggcaaaaaaaaaaaacattttctaagGACTCTTCTTTGAAAGTTCCAACTTATCTAATATTCGCTAGCCTAATAACATTGCTTGTTACTCGACGCCTTTTCCCTTTAAATCTTGTTAGATGCTTACACTTTTTAGTTGATCTTCTTCTATGTTGAATGCATGTCATCTATATCTCACTCCTATCAATCATGGCCTCCACAACATTAGAGTCAATTGGGGATACTCCAATACACACTAGTAAATTCTTTCGACACCATTGTTTGTTTCATATATAGCTTCCTCTTTTTCTTTGGGCCTTTCGTCAGTTTGTTTAGACTGGCCATTAATGTTCTTTAATGGCCCATTTAGCCCAACATTAACTGCTTCGAAAAACTCATTTACCTTTACAGCCTTGACATGACAATTCATggaaaattctcttttaaacccCTCAATATTTTCTAAGGTCCCTTAACCTGCTTTAAAAATTTGGAGGACCTTAAAATAGATTAAGGggcttaaataatttttttggcaaTTCACACCTATAGACCAAGGCCGTATATGAGGGAGGGCGAAGAGGGCGACAGCCCTAGGCCTCTACAAATTAGGgtcccaaaataattttttaggggtatattaatattatctatgccaaaacaaataaaattaataagggCTCGTTTGaaatacttatttttgagcttatgcaaaacaacttatacaaataaataatttttttatgatatattATAAGAAGATGCAATCTAAATTAAACGTGCATTGGagttacaataataatgaaaaaaagtgGAGGGTATAATGTTGTACTTTgagaaatatagaaatgaaGAGTTTCCATATAGTATATGAATATTGTCAAAAGTCTTGCATTTGATATATACACTACTACAAAAAAGTCCATTTAATAGCgtttgttttgacttttgatagCGTTTTAAAGCGCTATTACTGATACCGCTATTATAAGTCTGGGTGCTTACAATAGCATTTTAAAACGCTATCAAATGTGCATTTTTAACAGCGCTTTTAGTAAAACGCGCTATAGTATGCTGTTAACACTGCCCAGGATATCTTTTGAAACGGTGCTTTAATAGCGCTTTGCTTTATAAACGTTATCATAGGTACAtatttaatagcgcccgtgtCCCCAAAGCGCTATTATATGTccgtttttttaaataatctaGATCAacttttaatagcgcccgtgcAAAAAGCGCTATCATAtctcattactttttttttttttttttgcttttgacATGCtctggaatttaaaaaataatacccttgattttcATTAATCATATTCTATACGCTTTAACAGCGCTTTTTGTAAAATTGCTATTGTAAgttctttttttaacaaaaaataaaaactctcatatatatctttctttttggaaaaacaaaattgaattgaagCAAAATATGTATACAAAGATTGTAGGGCTGGACATACATATAGATATTCAATACACAAGACTCACCCACCAAAACAAAGTTATGCTGATACATAAATAATAAGAACACCAAAGGCTAATACAAAGGTGCTATACCTGCTAATGATAATCACCCACCTATCCCTACACTTAATAATCCTATGCCTATCCCTACACTTAATAATACTATGCAGAAGAAGAAATAATGCAGCAACCAAGACACGACTTGAACGCTTTAGGATTTCTCGCCAAGCCAGCACCATTCTAATATTTCCAAGAAGTCCCtgaaaaattaagaatataCTACATGGTTGATTACTCTTATTTAATGACATAATTGAACAATTTCAATACAAATAGCAGTATATTGGTAATACATCAATACAAAACAGCTCCAATACCTAGCCAAGCGCCCTAAACAATATAAAGGAATTATACAAGAGCAGCAAAGATACCATGAAATAAGGTACTGTAACATTTTATCAACCAAGACAACAACGCTCAATGATGGAACATATATAAAGTTAATTTCATGCTAAATTAAGTAATTAACATCTAAGCTACTCATGCTAAATTTCTAAGATGAAATGAGGTACTTATCAACCAAATCCCACTTAGGCATTATCCAAAAATAGAAGATAACCTGCCTAGACAAATTAAGCATATGAGATCACTGCTCCCTGACTCGCACAAACCAGCTTCAATACAAATAGCAGTATATTGAACAGTTTGTACCCTTAATCAACCTTTTGTTAACTATCATGCAAATCAAAGAAAATAATGCAGTAAAAACATGGGAATGAAGACAAATACACTAACAACAAGGCAGTATAAAccaaagaagaaagagaaagaatatCTAAGAACAATGCATCAAGAAACAAAACTTACAGGTTGAGGAACAATGTAAGCTTCTTACGATGGCCACACCTAGAAAGATAAAAACCAAATCgacaattataagaaaaatgcaTTATAATAGTACAACAGAAAAATGCATCAGTTCAAATGTTTTGGCTCCATTAGGAATGTCGTTCATGAGAGATTGATCCAAAATTTTGTCCAAAATATACTCAATATATGTTGTTCATGAGAGATTGATCCAAAATTTTGCAACCGATGTCTCGCATGAAGCACATAACAATAATGCAAGAACACAAGCAAATAGGAGCCTCCTAGTAGGTCCAACCACAGTAGCAAAGAAGAGAAGACTGGAAGCCACTCACCTCAACACAAACAACTGCAGTAGCTTGTGCACAAACAgacaaaatacaaatttttaaaaaatagcaGCTGCACACTGTCATGTAACTTATCCACTTTTGTTTCCTACCTTAAAAAATTTGCCTCGGGAAGAATATTTGTGACCATATAATCTGCCCATTCCTCCTTCACTTCATGCAACTTATCCTTAGAGTATGTACGATATTTGTTGTCTTCAAAAAGATTCATTATGAAAAAGTTACTTAGAAGATCCCAGGTAAGTCATGCAGTACAAATTTTCAATGATATTATTCAATATACAGCAC
This portion of the Trifolium pratense cultivar HEN17-A07 linkage group LG3, ARS_RC_1.1, whole genome shotgun sequence genome encodes:
- the LOC123918625 gene encoding 18.5 kDa class I heat shock protein-like; this encodes MSLVPMNEDQRVNNSLDTNPLSLWDPVMNFHFPLPSPISSLFPEFNFGSSLNTRLDWRETPRSHVWKIVLPGFTNEDVLVELQEERMLQVSVESGNFMSRFKIPDDGNLQELKANMINGVLVVTVPKLQQCSGSAGRNIRVVEIEGSD
- the LOC123918624 gene encoding UDP-glucose iridoid glucosyltransferase-like; this encodes MYHKPTTKTLMENQIRHHLVLIPPPFHGHLTPMLQLASILHSKGFSITIAHTYFNSPNPSNYPNFNFLPYFDGLSNTQITSKNFIDITSTLNTKCESPLKETLVHYIAKLANQKHEKIACIIYDGLLHFIDSVAKELKIPSIVFRTTSATNFLTYHACAQLQSKGYLPLQDSKSCDLVPELDLLRFKDLPIFNLPNPDDFLQNSAKTLSITPFGVIFNTVDSLEDSSLNQLQQLYKVNIFPIGPLHMIADDSNNSKSILRENHNCISWLNNKARKSVLYVSLGSIASWEEKELTEVACGLANSKQNFLWVIRPETVKDVSAWLQSLSEDVKVGIAERGCVVKWAPQGEVLAHEAVGGFWSHCGWNSTLESLCEGVPIICQPSFGDQRVNTRLLSHVWKVGLEWCNVILRDEIERVVRRLMVNQEGEEMRQRASELKHEIRLAVNGSSCDALDGLVKCILSVNV